ATGCCGATAATAAATGGTGGTGCCGATTCTTGATTACCGAGAAAACGGTTGAGCACGTTGTTGCGGCTCTGTCTAGCGGCGACATACAGGTTGAGTAAGCGGGCCAGCGGCAGATAAATTTCGGTCGCTTCATCCATGGTTAGGTTTTCATTAACCCCTTGTAGCTCAACCAGATCGGCCTCGGATAACGTCATCGGTACTGAATTTCTCAGTTCAGCCCACTGCTGACGGTTAAAAGAGAGATACGGGGTCATAGTCGTCCTAACTTGATTTCGCGGTTGAGCAGCGAAAATACAACAACCACCCAAGATTGCAAATGACATTGTCGACATAAGTGGTTTTTTCGGCGACAAATTGGGCGAATTTTCAACAAATAACACTAATCAGGCGAAAAAGAGATTTTTTTTTAGATTTACTATTGCAAGGCAGAAAATCATTCAATAGAATGCGCACCACTTATGCCGACTTAGCTCAGTAGGTAGAGCAACTGACTTGTAATCAGTAGGTCACCAGTTCGATTCCGGTAGTCGGCACCATTCTCTCCTTTAGTAGTGAGAATGGCGAAAAATTTGGAGGGGTTCCCGAGTGGCCAAAGGGATCAGACTGTAAATCTGCTGGCACTGCCTTCGATGGTTCGAATCCGTCCCCCTCCACCATATTCTTTAGGAAATAGCTCACAGAGTTACGTGTTGCGGGCATCGTATAATGGCTATTACCTCAGCCTTCCAAGCTGATGATGCGGGTTCGATTCCCGCTGCCCGCTCCACTCAAAATTGAGTGCTGATATAGCTCAGGTGGTAGAGCGCATCCTTGGTAAGGATGAGGTCGGCAGTTCGAGTCTGCCTATCAGCACCAGCTCTAAGCATAGTTTCCTTTTGATACTTTCTATTAACTAAACTACGTTTAGTGTTTAAGAATAAGTTTATCACCAATACTTTTTTGGTTGCGTGGTCATTCAAGCCACCTAAATCCGTACCTAGAGGGACAAGTCATGTCTAAAGAAAAATTTGAACGTACGAAACCGCACGTAAACGTTGGTACTATCGGCCACGTTGACCACGGTAAAACAACTCTAACTGCTGCAATCTGTACTACTCTTGCAAAAGTTTACGGCGGTGAAGCGAAAGACTTCGCATCTATCGATAACGCTCCAGAAGAGCGTGAGCGCGGTATCACAATCGCAACTTCTCACGTTGAGTACGACACTCCAACTCGTCACTACGCACACGTAGACTGTCCAGGACACGCTGACTATGTTAAAAACATGATCACAGGTGCTGCACAGATGGACGGTGGTATCCTAGTTGTTGCTGCAACTGACGGCCCAATGCCTCAGACTCGTGAGCACATCCTACTAGGCCGTCAGGTTGGTATCCCATACATCATCGTATTCATGAACAAATGTGACATGGTTGACGATGAAGAGCTACTAGAACTAGTAGAAATGGAAGTACGTGAGCTTCTATCTGAGTACGACTTCCCAGGCGACGACCTACCAGTAATCCAAGGTTCAGCTCTTGGCGCCCTAAACGGCGAGAAAGAGTGGGAAGACAAGATCGTTGAACTAGCAGAAGCGCTAGACAACTACATCCCAGAGCCAGAGCGTGCAATCGATCAGCCATTCCTAATGCCAATCGAAGACGTATTCTCAATCCAAGGTCGTGGTACAGTAGTAACAGGTCGTATCGAGCGCGGTATCCTAACTGTAGGTGACGAAGTAGAAATCGTAGGTATCAAAGAGACTACAACTACTACTTGTACTGGTGTTGAGATGTTCCGTAAGCTTCTAGACGAAGGTCGTGCGGGTGAGAACGTTGGTGCACTTCTACGTGGTACTAAGCGTGACGAAGTAGAGCGTGGTCAAGTACTAGCGGCTCCTAAGTCAATCAACCCACACACTAAGTTTGAATCAGAAGTCTACGTACTGTCTAAAGATGAAGGTGGTCGTCACACTCCATTCTTCAAAGGCTACCGTCCACAGTTCTACTTCCGTACAACTGACGTAACTGGTAACATCGAGCTACCAGAAGGCGTAGAAATGGTAATGCCAGGTGACAACATCAAGATGACTGTAGAGCTAATCGCACCAATCGCGATGGACGAAGGTCTACGTTTCGCAATCCGCGAAGGTGGCCGTACAGTTGGTGCTGGTGTTGTTGCTAAGATCTTCGACTAATTCTTAGGAATTAGCTCAAGTCTTCGGAAAATCTTGGAATAAGATTTGACGAACCAGTAGCAAAAAGGGCATCATTTGATGCCCTTTTTCTGCACTAAAGAAAATGGCTGCTGAATTATTCTTCACGCAGGCATTTAGCAGGTTTTTTGATCGTGGTGTTGCGTCTCGATCAATAAAAGAGTACGTCAATTGATTTAAATTGTCGTGTCATGGATTTGCCCTGCAACAGCGGGGTTGTTGTCGTCTATATTAAGACTTAGACAGGTTGGTTTTATGAAAGCAAATAATGCTGAAACTCCTGATAGCTCAAATAGCGCAGATATTTTTAAGTGGATTGTCACTTTTTCTCTGCTAGCTGCCGCTGTTGTGGGTAATTACCTGTACGGTGAAATGTCTGTAGTCATTCGCGCTGCAGGTGTTGTTGTACTAATCGCTGCGGCACTGGGTGTTGCTGCTACAACAACGAAAGGTAAAGCTGCGATTGAGTTTGCAAAAGAATCGCGTATGGAAGTACGTAAAGTGGTTTGGCCTACTCGCCAAGAAACTATGCAAACTACGTTTATCGTTCTAGCTGTAAGTATTGTAATGGCTCTAGTGCTTTGGGGCATCGACGGCATTATGGTTCGTCTTGTTGCTCTAGCAACTGGGGTATAGAGGGTTTTAATTCATGAGTGAAGCTCCAAAAAAACGCTGGTATGTGGTTCAAGCCTTCTCTGGATTTGAAGGCCGTGTAGCCCAATCTCTTCGTGAGCATATCAAAATGCACGGCATGGAAGAGCTGTTTGGTGAAGTTCTTGTCCCTACTGAAGAAGTAGTGGAAATGCGTGCAGGTCAGCGTCGTAAGTCTGAGCGTAAATTCTTCCCAGGTTACGTTTTAGTTCAGATGATTATGAACGATGAATCATGGCACCTAGTTCGCAGTGTGCCGCGTGTCATGGGCTTCATTGGTGGTACCTCTGATCGTCCAGCTCCTATCACTGATAAAGAAGCTGATGCGATTCTTAACCGTCTTGAGAAAGCAAGTGAAGCGCCTCGCCCACGTACTATGTACGAAGCGGGTGAAGTGGTACGCGTGACTGACGGTCCATTTGCTGACTTCAACGGTACGGTTGAAGAGGTAGACTACGATAAGAGCCGCGTTAAGGTGTCTGTCTCGATCTTTGGTCGTGCAACACCGGTTGAGCTTGAATTTGGTCAGGTTGAAAAGCTCGACTAAGACTCTTCATTGAAGAGTATAAAAAATCACCTTTTTAGGCTTGTATAAGGCGCGAATTATTACTATAATTTCGCGCCTTTTTACTTCTAGGAAGTAAGAAGCTTTTGTTTTAACGGGGAGCTGATCAGTGGATTAGCGCTAGTACCCAAAATTAGGAATTATCATGGCTAAGAAAGTTGAAGCTTACATCAAGCTGCAAGTTGCTGCTGGTATGGCAAACCCAAGTCCACCGGTTGGTCCTGCACTAGGTCAACACGGTGTTAACATCATGGAATTCTGTAAAGCGTTCAACGCGAAAACAGAGTCTATCGAGAAAGGTCTACCGACTCCAGTTGTTATTACAGTATACAGCGATCGTTCTTTCACGTTCGTAACTAAGACTCCACCTGCTGCAGTTCTTCTTAAGAAAGCTGCTGGCGTTAAGTCTGGTTCAGGTCGTCCAAACACTGAAAAAGTGGGTACTGTAACTGACGCTCAAATCCAAGAAATCGCAGAAACTAAAGCTGCTGATATGACTGGTGCTGACATCGAAGCAATGAAGCGTTCAATCGCTGGTACTGCTCGTTCAATGGGCCTAGTGGTAGAGGGTTAATAAGATGGCTAAACTAACTAAGCGCATGCGCGTAATCCGCGAAAAAGTTGACGTAACTAAAGAATACGAAATCAACGAAGCTGTTGCTCTTCTTCAAGAACTAGCAACTGCTAAGTTCATTGAGTCTGTAGACGTTGCAGTTAACCTAGGCATCGATGCTCGTAAATCTGACCAGAACGTACGTGGTGCAACTGTACTACCTCACGGTACTGGCCGCGAAATCCGCGTTGCAGTGTTCACTCAAGGTGCAAACGCTGAAGCAGCTAAAGAAGCTGGCGCAGACATCGTTGGTATGGAAGATCTTGCTGAGCAAGTTAAGAAAGGCGAAATGAACTTCGACGTAGTTGTTGCTTCTCCAGATGCAATGCGCGTTGTAGGTCAACTAGGTACTATCCTAGGTCCTCGCGGTCTAATGCCTAACCCTAAAGTTGGTACTGTAACTCCTAACGTTGCTGAAGCAGTTAAGAACGCTAAAGCGGGTCAGGTTCGTTACCGTAACGACAAAAACGGCATCATCCACACTACTATCGGTAAAGCAAACTTCTCTGCTGAGCAGATCAAAGAGAACCTAGAAGCTCTTCTAGTTGCTCTGAAGAAAGCTAAGCCATCTTCTGCTAAAGGTACATTCCTACAGAAGGTTAGCATCTCTACTACTATGGGTGCTGGTGTTGCTGTTGATCAGGGTAGCCTGAACACTCAAGCATAATTTATTTGCTTAGGCGCAAAATTAGTGTATAATTTTGCGCCTAATATTTGTGGTTGGGGCTGAACTTTGGTTCATTAAATTCGTTTAGAATTTAGTCTGAATTATGACCCAGTCTCCGTCCAAGACCGTAGGTGTCTGAATTTGTTTAACAAAGGAAGACTTAATTTTCCTACGTAGATGGTGCCCGAACTGACAGAAAGCTCTATGTAAATAGTTACCTTTCTTCTGGGAAGCACCTCAATAGCTCTCACTGTTGTGATAATAGTGAGTGGTGTAACGACAACCAGGAGTAAATCCAAGATGGCTTTAAACCTTCAAGACAAAAAAGCAATTGTTGCTGAAGTCAACGAAGCTGCCAGTGGTGCACTTTCTGCAGTTGTAGCTGACTCTCGTGGCGTTGAAGTGGGCGCGATGACTACTCTACGTAAACAAGCTCGTGAAGCTGGTGTTTATGTACGAGTTGTTCGTAACACTCTAATGCGTCGTGCGGTTGAAGGTACAGATTACGAGTGTCTAACTGACACTTTCACTGGTCCTACTCTAATCGCATTCTCTAACGAGCACCCAGGTGCTGCAGCGCGTCTTTTCAAAGACTTCGCTAAAGAGAACAAAGACTTCGAGATCAAAGCTGCTGCATTTGAAGGCGCGCTAACTGACGCTGAAGTACTAGCGACACTACCAACTTACGACGAAGCAATCGCACGCCTAATGATGTGCATGAAAGAAGCTTCTGCAGGCAAGCTGGTACGTACCTTCGCTGCTATCCGCGATCAAAAAGAAGAAGCTGCGGCGTAAGCCTTGCTTTTTTCTGGTTGCTTAATAAACTTATTGTTGATTTAAAAGAGAATTGTTATGTCTATTACTAACGAGCAAATCCTAGACGCAGTTGCAGAAATGTCTGTAATGCAAGTTGTTGAACTAATCGAAGCAATGGAAGAGAAATTCGGTGTTTCTGCTGCTGCTGCTGTTGTAGCTGGCGGTCCTGCTGCAGGCGAAGCTGCTGCTGAGCAAACTGAATTCGACGTAATCCTAGAATCTGCTGGCGGTAACAAAGTTGCTGTAATCAAAGCAGTACGTGGCGCAACTGGCCTAGGTCTTAAAGAAGCTAAAGCTCTAGTAGACGGCGCTCCTGCACCTCTTAAAGAAGGCGTAGAGAAAGACGAAGCTGAAGCTCTTAAAGCTCAGCTAGAAGAAGCTGGTGCAAGTGTTACTGTTAAGTAATTATTGCATAGTTTCTTAGCCTAACGGCTAATGGCTGGTGGTTTTATAACCACCGGCCTTTTTGCGCTGTAGGGGTCGGGTGATTTTTCCGCTGTTTGAGCACTCCACCTCTAGCAAAAAACAGTTCATTTGCTCTTAATGAATTGTCACTACGATCAAACAGATATTTAGTCACTGTCTCATAACGACTGGAGACAGTTTGGGTCACTTATCAGCGAGCTGAGGAACCCCATGGTTTACTCTTATACCGAGAAAAAGCGCATCCGTAAGGACTTTGGTACTCGTCCACAAGTGTTGGACATTCCATACCTGCTATCGATCCAGCTCGATTCGTTCGAAAAATTCATCGAACAGGATCCTGAAGGTCAATACGGTCTTGAAGCTGCTTTCCGTTCTGTATTTCCAATTCAGAGCTACAACGGCAATTCCGAGCTGCAATACGTTAGCTACCGTCTTGGTGAGCCAGTTTTTGACGTTAAAGAATGTCAAATTCGCGG
The sequence above is drawn from the Vibrio sinaloensis genome and encodes:
- the secE gene encoding preprotein translocase subunit SecE yields the protein MKANNAETPDSSNSADIFKWIVTFSLLAAAVVGNYLYGEMSVVIRAAGVVVLIAAALGVAATTTKGKAAIEFAKESRMEVRKVVWPTRQETMQTTFIVLAVSIVMALVLWGIDGIMVRLVALATGV
- the rplA gene encoding 50S ribosomal protein L1, with the translated sequence MAKLTKRMRVIREKVDVTKEYEINEAVALLQELATAKFIESVDVAVNLGIDARKSDQNVRGATVLPHGTGREIRVAVFTQGANAEAAKEAGADIVGMEDLAEQVKKGEMNFDVVVASPDAMRVVGQLGTILGPRGLMPNPKVGTVTPNVAEAVKNAKAGQVRYRNDKNGIIHTTIGKANFSAEQIKENLEALLVALKKAKPSSAKGTFLQKVSISTTMGAGVAVDQGSLNTQA
- the tuf gene encoding elongation factor Tu, producing MSKEKFERTKPHVNVGTIGHVDHGKTTLTAAICTTLAKVYGGEAKDFASIDNAPEERERGITIATSHVEYDTPTRHYAHVDCPGHADYVKNMITGAAQMDGGILVVAATDGPMPQTREHILLGRQVGIPYIIVFMNKCDMVDDEELLELVEMEVRELLSEYDFPGDDLPVIQGSALGALNGEKEWEDKIVELAEALDNYIPEPERAIDQPFLMPIEDVFSIQGRGTVVTGRIERGILTVGDEVEIVGIKETTTTTCTGVEMFRKLLDEGRAGENVGALLRGTKRDEVERGQVLAAPKSINPHTKFESEVYVLSKDEGGRHTPFFKGYRPQFYFRTTDVTGNIELPEGVEMVMPGDNIKMTVELIAPIAMDEGLRFAIREGGRTVGAGVVAKIFD
- the rplL gene encoding 50S ribosomal protein L7/L12, encoding MSITNEQILDAVAEMSVMQVVELIEAMEEKFGVSAAAAVVAGGPAAGEAAAEQTEFDVILESAGGNKVAVIKAVRGATGLGLKEAKALVDGAPAPLKEGVEKDEAEALKAQLEEAGASVTVK
- the nusG gene encoding transcription termination/antitermination protein NusG: MSEAPKKRWYVVQAFSGFEGRVAQSLREHIKMHGMEELFGEVLVPTEEVVEMRAGQRRKSERKFFPGYVLVQMIMNDESWHLVRSVPRVMGFIGGTSDRPAPITDKEADAILNRLEKASEAPRPRTMYEAGEVVRVTDGPFADFNGTVEEVDYDKSRVKVSVSIFGRATPVELEFGQVEKLD
- the rplK gene encoding 50S ribosomal protein L11, with amino-acid sequence MAKKVEAYIKLQVAAGMANPSPPVGPALGQHGVNIMEFCKAFNAKTESIEKGLPTPVVITVYSDRSFTFVTKTPPAAVLLKKAAGVKSGSGRPNTEKVGTVTDAQIQEIAETKAADMTGADIEAMKRSIAGTARSMGLVVEG
- the rplJ gene encoding 50S ribosomal protein L10, yielding MALNLQDKKAIVAEVNEAASGALSAVVADSRGVEVGAMTTLRKQAREAGVYVRVVRNTLMRRAVEGTDYECLTDTFTGPTLIAFSNEHPGAAARLFKDFAKENKDFEIKAAAFEGALTDAEVLATLPTYDEAIARLMMCMKEASAGKLVRTFAAIRDQKEEAAA